Genomic window (Megamonas funiformis):
GGACACTACTGTCAATAAAATATTAGTTTCTTCGCCACTGTATGCACCAATCCCCTTAATTTTAGTTACTCCTCGATGAACAGCTTTAAAAATCAAATCCTCAAGCTGTTCTTTTTTTGAGATAATCAACATCGTCATAGTAATATTCTGTAAATGTACTCTATCAATAACAACAGCCGTTACTACTGCAAAAAAAATCGAATATACACCAGCTGAAATATCATATATATACATACAAGTAGTAAATACAAATACATTTATAATATTAAATATTTTACCTACACTCATACTTTTATATTTTTGCATCAACAATAATCCTAATATTTCTTCACCACCACCACTGCCTTTTGATAATAAAGTAATGCCAGCACCTATACCACAAAGAACTCCGCCGGCAATACATGCAGTAATATTTTCAGGCAAAAAACTTTTTTTCTGGTACTGGCACAATACTCAACAATACACTATAACATATTACACAAAAAATAGTT
Coding sequences:
- a CDS encoding YitT family protein; its protein translation is MPENITACIAGGVLCGIGAGITLLSKGSGGGEEILGLLLMQKYKSMSVGKIFNIINVFVFTTCMYIYDISAGVYSIFFAVVTAVVIDRVHLQNITMTMLIISKKEQLEDLIFKAVHRGVTKIKGIGAYSGEETNILLTVVSKDEALILRKILCDYDENVFIIEDESINVVGNFQKRL